A window of Clostridium sp. Marseille-P299 contains these coding sequences:
- the argH gene encoding argininosuccinate lyase: MKLWGGRFTKETNQLVHNFNASISFDQKFYHQDIKGSIAHVTMLAKQGILTNEERDKIITGLEGILKDIEDGTLLIDGASEDIHSFVEENLTKRIGEAGKKLHTGRSRNDQVALDMKLYIRDEITEIKELVYNLLLTLHTLMKDNLETYMPGFTHLQKAQPTTLAHHLGAYFEMFKRDLSRLDDTYTRMNYSPLGSGAFAGTTYPLDREYTASLLGFVGATNNSMDSVADRDYLIELLSALSTIMMHLSRFSEEIIIWNSNEYRFVEIDDAYSTGSSIMPQKKNPDIAELVRGKTGRVYGSLISILTTMKGLPLAYNKDMQEDKELTFDAIDTVKGCISLFTGMLSTMRFRNDVMAASAKNGFTNATDAADYLVNHGVAFRDAHGIIGELVLYCIDKNCSLDDLSIDEFKKISPVFENDIYEAISLKTCVEKRNTKGAPGLIAMKEVLSSNEMYLNNLSK; the protein is encoded by the coding sequence ATGAAACTATGGGGCGGGCGCTTCACAAAAGAAACCAATCAATTAGTACATAATTTTAATGCTTCCATTTCCTTTGACCAAAAATTTTATCATCAAGATATTAAAGGTAGCATTGCACATGTTACAATGCTTGCAAAACAAGGAATTTTAACAAACGAGGAACGCGATAAAATTATTACAGGCCTTGAAGGTATTCTAAAAGATATTGAAGATGGTACTCTATTAATAGATGGTGCTAGCGAGGATATCCACAGCTTTGTAGAAGAAAATCTTACAAAACGAATTGGTGAAGCTGGCAAAAAACTTCATACAGGAAGAAGCCGTAATGACCAAGTTGCTTTAGATATGAAGTTATATATTCGTGATGAGATTACGGAGATAAAAGAACTTGTGTACAATTTACTTTTAACTCTTCATACTCTTATGAAGGATAATCTTGAAACTTATATGCCAGGTTTTACACATTTGCAAAAGGCACAACCAACGACGCTAGCACATCATTTGGGAGCTTATTTTGAAATGTTTAAACGTGACCTTAGTAGATTAGACGATACTTATACAAGAATGAATTATTCACCACTTGGTTCAGGCGCATTTGCAGGGACAACCTACCCTTTAGATCGTGAATATACAGCATCACTTCTTGGCTTTGTTGGCGCAACGAATAACAGTATGGACTCCGTTGCAGATCGTGATTATCTCATTGAATTATTAAGTGCTTTATCTACCATAATGATGCATCTTAGCCGTTTTAGTGAAGAAATTATTATATGGAATTCAAATGAATATCGTTTTGTAGAAATTGACGATGCTTACTCCACTGGAAGTAGTATTATGCCACAGAAAAAGAATCCAGATATCGCAGAGTTAGTTCGTGGTAAAACTGGTCGTGTTTATGGTTCATTAATTTCTATTTTAACCACCATGAAAGGCTTACCTTTGGCATATAATAAAGATATGCAAGAAGATAAGGAACTAACCTTTGATGCTATCGATACCGTAAAGGGATGTATCTCATTATTTACTGGGATGCTTTCTACAATGCGTTTTCGTAACGATGTGATGGCTGCTAGTGCAAAGAACGGTTTTACAAATGCTACAGATGCTGCTGATTATTTAGTAAATCACGGCGTAGCTTTTCGTGATGCCCATGGTATTATTGGTGAACTTGTACTATATTGCATTGATAAAAATTGTTCCTTAGATGATTTAAGCATTGATGAATTTAAGAAAATTTCTCCAGTGTTTGAGAATGATATTTATGAAGCAATTAGCCTTAAAACCTGCGTTGAAAAACGTAATACCAAAGGAGCACCTGGTCTTATTGCAATGAAAGAAGTATTATCTTCAAATGAAATGTATTTAAATAATTTATCAAAATAA
- a CDS encoding CBS domain-containing protein, translated as MNILYFLTPKSDVTYVYDDFSFIETLNVLEEKRYSAIPIINKNGKYIGTLTEGDMLWAIKNDFDLSVQNPEKIQITQVQRRKDNQPVKADANMEDLVSKAMSQNFVPVIDDNGIFIGIITRKDIIQYCYTHCEKQEKVRK; from the coding sequence ATGAATATTTTATACTTCTTAACTCCCAAAAGTGATGTTACTTATGTTTATGATGATTTTTCATTCATCGAAACATTAAATGTACTTGAAGAAAAACGTTATTCCGCAATACCAATTATTAATAAAAATGGTAAATATATTGGTACTTTAACAGAAGGTGACATGCTTTGGGCAATTAAGAATGACTTTGATCTTTCTGTACAAAACCCTGAGAAAATTCAAATTACGCAGGTTCAAAGAAGAAAAGATAATCAACCAGTGAAAGCAGATGCTAACATGGAAGATTTAGTGAGCAAAGCGATGAGCCAAAACTTTGTACCAGTCATTGATGACAATGGTATATTTATTGGAATTATAACTCGAAAAGATATTATACAATATTGTTATACACATTGTGAAAAACAGGAAAAAGTACGTAAATAA
- a CDS encoding SdpI family protein: MENKRTKSDVLIYLIATLSFIGCALSYFFIDGKIGIHWNSQWQIDNYVDKKYIFLIGAAPILILLFHDFILMKDSGNSSLMKHPVVGNKLRWPLVLMMIVSSWVSVSTGLSIDINYKMIAPIGFGICFIILGNYLPTVRRNYLVGIRTHLTMTDNNCWRKSNRFLGYIIAIEGLLMIIAGVVQNKILNRFVVWFLIVGVIITMYYSYFITRREKYLK, translated from the coding sequence ATGGAGAATAAAAGAACAAAATCGGATGTGTTAATATACCTAATTGCTACATTATCATTTATAGGCTGTGCATTAAGTTATTTTTTCATTGATGGGAAGATAGGAATACATTGGAATAGTCAATGGCAAATAGATAATTACGTGGATAAAAAGTATATTTTTTTAATTGGTGCAGCACCAATTCTCATATTATTATTTCATGATTTTATTTTGATGAAAGATTCAGGAAACAGTAGTTTAATGAAACATCCCGTGGTAGGCAATAAGTTACGATGGCCATTAGTTCTTATGATGATTGTTTCTTCATGGGTAAGTGTTTCAACGGGATTATCAATAGATATCAATTATAAAATGATTGCTCCCATCGGGTTTGGAATTTGTTTCATTATATTAGGAAACTATCTACCAACGGTTAGAAGAAATTACCTTGTGGGAATAAGAACACATTTGACAATGACTGACAATAATTGTTGGAGGAAATCCAATCGTTTTTTAGGATATATTATAGCGATAGAAGGGCTATTGATGATTATTGCTGGAGTAGTACAAAATAAAATATTGAATCGGTTTGTTGTATGGTTTCTAATTGTGGGAGTAATTATTACAATGTATTATTCGTATTTTATTACTCGTAGAGAAAAGTATCTAAAATGA
- a CDS encoding autorepressor SdpR family transcription factor has translation MNDAFKALSDPTRRKILELLSEKDRNAGEIAEYFQISKPSISHHLSILKNAGLVIDERQGQNIVYSLNTTVFQDIVKWFFDFSNHGQQ, from the coding sequence TTGAACGATGCGTTTAAGGCACTTTCAGATCCAACTCGTAGAAAGATACTTGAATTATTATCAGAGAAAGATAGAAACGCAGGAGAGATAGCAGAATATTTTCAAATTAGCAAACCTTCAATTAGTCATCACTTAAGTATTTTAAAAAATGCTGGTCTTGTTATTGATGAGAGACAGGGACAAAATATTGTTTATTCTCTAAATACAACAGTTTTTCAAGACATTGTAAAGTGGTTTTTTGATTTTAGCAATCATGGACAACAATAA
- a CDS encoding ABC transporter ATP-binding protein, translating into MLEIKNFTKTYNNTKKAVDNLTLTVEAGDIYGFIGHNGAGKTTTLRAIAGVLDFTEGEILINGISIKKDPVACKKLTAYIPDNPDLYEHLTGIQYLNFIGDLFEVAKSDRETRIKKFADAFDITQNLGDSIGSYSHGIKQKLAIISALIHKPKLMLLDEPFVGLDPKASHLLKTFMSELCAEGSAIFFSTHVLEVAEKLCNKIAIIKGGKLISSGLTNDVKGNQSLEEVFMELVDEK; encoded by the coding sequence ATGTTAGAAATTAAAAATTTTACAAAAACTTATAACAATACGAAGAAGGCGGTAGATAATCTTACGTTAACTGTAGAGGCTGGTGATATCTATGGGTTTATTGGTCATAATGGAGCGGGAAAAACCACCACACTACGTGCAATTGCTGGAGTACTTGATTTTACGGAGGGTGAAATTTTAATCAATGGAATTTCTATAAAAAAAGATCCAGTTGCATGTAAAAAGCTAACAGCGTATATCCCTGATAATCCTGATTTATATGAACATTTAACAGGAATCCAATATTTGAATTTTATCGGAGATTTATTTGAGGTAGCAAAATCAGATAGAGAAACGAGAATAAAAAAATTTGCAGATGCTTTTGATATTACACAAAACTTAGGAGATTCCATAGGGTCTTATTCTCATGGTATAAAGCAGAAGCTCGCAATTATTTCTGCATTGATACATAAGCCAAAGCTTATGTTATTAGATGAACCTTTTGTAGGTCTAGATCCAAAAGCATCCCACTTATTAAAAACATTTATGAGTGAGCTATGTGCAGAAGGCAGTGCTATCTTTTTTTCAACACATGTTCTTGAAGTAGCAGAAAAACTTTGTAATAAAATCGCAATCATTAAAGGCGGAAAATTAATTAGTTCTGGATTAACCAATGATGTAAAAGGAAATCAAAGTTTGGAAGAAGTATTTATGGAATTAGTTGATGAAAAATAA
- a CDS encoding phosphotransferase family protein, which translates to MDHTYFTQLIGSGAQADVYLYENKAIKVFKPDYGSNNVEFEAKILNRIYNTGLPVPKFYDVISIKDRTAIVMEYVNGETLGNLLLKDSVHGADYIEQSVLIQQRVHQIKNVEGIPLLKDKLQSKIKWTTLISEELKQKCIEKLGHLNVDYTLCHGDFHVLNLIKTDSDIKIIDWVDASLGCAAADVCRTYLLYLLYKSEIADLYLQCYCDKAKLTREEVLSWLPVLAAARLVENNAPEDVEILLSIINREFCE; encoded by the coding sequence ATGGATCATACATATTTTACCCAGTTGATAGGAAGTGGAGCACAGGCAGATGTATACTTATATGAAAATAAAGCAATTAAGGTTTTTAAGCCAGATTACGGAAGTAATAATGTAGAATTTGAGGCAAAAATTCTAAATCGTATTTATAATACAGGACTTCCGGTTCCAAAGTTTTATGATGTAATTAGTATAAAAGATCGTACGGCAATTGTAATGGAATATGTGAATGGAGAAACATTAGGAAACTTGCTTCTTAAGGATAGTGTGCATGGAGCTGACTATATTGAACAATCCGTTTTAATACAACAAAGGGTACATCAGATTAAAAATGTCGAAGGAATTCCATTACTTAAGGATAAATTACAGAGTAAAATAAAGTGGACTACATTAATTAGTGAGGAATTGAAACAAAAATGTATTGAGAAACTTGGTCATTTAAATGTGGATTATACTCTTTGTCATGGTGATTTTCATGTTCTTAATTTAATTAAAACGGATTCTGATATTAAAATAATCGACTGGGTGGACGCAAGCTTAGGTTGTGCAGCAGCGGATGTTTGTAGAACTTATTTGCTATATCTTCTTTATAAAAGTGAGATTGCAGATTTGTATCTTCAATGCTATTGTGATAAAGCAAAGCTAACAAGGGAAGAGGTCTTAAGTTGGTTGCCAGTGCTTGCTGCAGCTAGATTGGTTGAAAATAATGCACCAGAAGATGTAGAAATTCTTTTAAGTATTATTAATAGGGAATTTTGTGAGTAA
- a CDS encoding DUF4234 domain-containing protein, with the protein MLKTNRGILRLFILSLITCGIYGIFFWWSVCEDLNTTGQNDGKDSPNIIVVYLLTIITCGIYYYYWLYKQGNRLQFTIHGMGGSCQENGTTYLLWQIIGVILCGLGPIYGTHLFLKNLNQACALYNSRVINR; encoded by the coding sequence ATGCTTAAGACAAATAGGGGGATTCTGCGTTTATTTATACTTTCTTTAATAACTTGTGGAATTTACGGAATTTTCTTTTGGTGGTCTGTTTGCGAAGATTTAAATACAACAGGCCAAAATGATGGAAAAGATTCACCAAATATCATCGTGGTATATCTTTTAACAATCATTACATGTGGTATTTATTATTACTACTGGCTTTATAAGCAAGGAAATCGTCTACAATTTACTATTCATGGCATGGGTGGATCCTGTCAGGAAAACGGAACAACTTATCTACTATGGCAAATTATTGGTGTTATTCTCTGTGGTTTAGGACCAATCTATGGTACTCATTTATTTTTAAAAAATCTAAATCAGGCTTGTGCACTTTATAACTCAAGAGTTATAAATCGTTAA
- a CDS encoding alpha/beta hydrolase, which yields MIHQEISIQIPNRGVEEPAKLYSYIIDNTAQIDINRKRPAVIICPGGGYSHTSDREAEPIALRMMAGGYHAFVLRYHVAPTTYPVQLLELAASVKYVREHAKELNIDENRIVIAGFSAGGHLAGSLAMFWSEDWLSKELNTTKDMIKPDGCLLCYPVVTSGEFAHRDSFIRVLGDRYDELLDKLSLEKQVSVNTPPMFVWHTYTDASVPVENSLLLVSALRKFNISTEFHMYPVGKHGLSLATEETMNSDGRSIQPECEGWIDLAIRWIKNLGGAQQ from the coding sequence ATGATTCATCAAGAGATTTCAATTCAAATTCCGAATAGAGGTGTGGAAGAGCCTGCTAAGTTATATTCCTATATTATAGACAACACAGCTCAGATTGACATAAATCGAAAACGCCCAGCAGTAATTATTTGTCCTGGTGGTGGATATTCACATACTTCTGATCGTGAAGCAGAGCCAATTGCGTTACGAATGATGGCTGGTGGTTATCATGCATTTGTATTACGCTATCATGTAGCACCAACGACATATCCAGTGCAATTATTAGAGTTAGCAGCAAGCGTAAAATATGTTCGCGAGCATGCAAAAGAACTAAATATTGATGAGAATCGTATTGTGATTGCAGGATTTTCAGCAGGTGGACATTTAGCAGGAAGTCTTGCAATGTTTTGGAGTGAGGACTGGCTTTCTAAAGAATTGAATACAACGAAAGATATGATTAAACCAGATGGTTGTTTATTATGCTATCCAGTAGTCACTTCTGGAGAGTTTGCACATCGCGACTCATTTATTCGAGTGTTAGGGGATCGCTATGATGAACTTTTAGATAAGCTTTCCTTAGAAAAGCAGGTAAGTGTTAATACACCACCTATGTTTGTTTGGCATACGTATACAGATGCAAGTGTTCCAGTAGAAAATTCATTATTACTTGTTTCTGCCTTAAGAAAATTCAATATCTCAACAGAGTTTCATATGTATCCAGTTGGAAAACATGGACTTAGCTTAGCTACGGAAGAAACGATGAATTCTGATGGTAGAAGTATACAGCCAGAATGTGAAGGATGGATTGATCTTGCGATTCGCTGGATTAAAAACCTAGGAGGAGCGCAACAATAG
- a CDS encoding ABC transporter ATP-binding protein yields the protein MLKQVFKATPKMIIALLFATLCTFLDGMVYVKMMGLLDYALIGDIENLTRKIPSLILFASLLIPIGIITSLTKGWYRKNANITMKRFYVNGVFRKDISEFQKENTANYLSKLTNDCNTLDVNFIEGIYSIGNGLANFAVGMWIIATVNPWMILLSIGVTGVNVLISILMNKPVSKSYKERSDMFDSYTSYIKEVLSAFHIVKTNNLVDKVKNDYYGKSEAIQQKGYLIERMLSFIFAAQNFLMNTSLYIVICTLGYLAIQGKITVAGILIVSEGMRRMAWPLMMLSEAFPKVFSSNELSKKISNSLNNSDTYEEKEALHEFKDKIELRDVGFHYEDDDKKPILEDVNLTIKKNGKYLIVGPSGGGKSTLLKLLRKYFKATTGEIFIDGIPLRDVKKEDYFSMIANVEQQVFIFEDTLLNNITLYKSYTKEEIERALQSSGLMEFVKALSNGLDTMLYDNGKNISGGERSRIVIARAMLAKASILFLDEAFASLDMERAKEIEKTILSLEDITVINVSHVIFKETKNQYDGVFHVKGTVSV from the coding sequence ATGTTAAAACAAGTATTTAAAGCTACACCAAAGATGATAATTGCGCTATTATTTGCGACACTTTGCACTTTTCTTGATGGTATGGTATATGTAAAAATGATGGGCCTTCTCGATTATGCATTAATTGGTGATATAGAAAACTTAACGAGAAAGATACCTAGTCTTATTTTATTTGCGAGTCTTTTAATTCCAATTGGAATTATAACTTCATTAACAAAAGGCTGGTATCGTAAAAATGCCAATATAACAATGAAGAGATTCTATGTGAACGGGGTATTTCGTAAAGATATCTCAGAATTTCAGAAAGAGAATACGGCGAATTATTTATCAAAGTTAACCAACGATTGTAATACACTTGATGTCAATTTTATCGAAGGAATCTATTCCATCGGAAATGGGCTTGCTAACTTTGCTGTTGGTATGTGGATTATAGCTACCGTAAATCCATGGATGATATTATTATCCATAGGAGTTACAGGAGTTAATGTGCTGATATCGATTCTTATGAATAAACCTGTCAGCAAATCTTATAAAGAACGAAGTGATATGTTTGATAGTTATACCTCATATATTAAGGAAGTTTTATCAGCGTTTCATATTGTTAAGACCAATAATCTTGTAGATAAAGTGAAAAATGATTACTATGGGAAAAGTGAAGCAATACAACAAAAAGGTTATTTAATTGAACGTATGTTAAGTTTTATTTTCGCTGCTCAAAATTTTTTAATGAATACATCCTTATATATCGTAATTTGTACACTAGGATATCTAGCTATCCAAGGAAAAATTACAGTAGCTGGCATTTTGATTGTATCTGAGGGAATGAGAAGAATGGCATGGCCACTTATGATGTTAAGCGAGGCATTTCCGAAAGTCTTTTCTTCAAACGAATTAAGTAAAAAAATTAGTAATAGTTTAAATAATTCGGATACTTATGAGGAAAAGGAAGCATTACACGAATTTAAGGATAAAATTGAATTGAGGGATGTGGGCTTTCATTATGAGGATGATGATAAAAAGCCAATATTAGAAGATGTAAATTTAACTATTAAGAAAAATGGTAAATACTTAATTGTAGGACCAAGCGGTGGTGGCAAATCAACCTTACTAAAGTTACTTAGAAAGTATTTTAAGGCTACTACTGGTGAGATTTTTATTGATGGAATTCCTCTAAGAGATGTGAAAAAAGAAGATTACTTCTCCATGATTGCTAATGTGGAACAGCAAGTATTTATTTTTGAGGATACCCTTTTAAATAATATTACCTTATATAAATCCTATACCAAAGAAGAAATTGAGAGAGCGCTTCAATCATCTGGATTAATGGAATTTGTGAAGGCATTATCAAATGGATTAGATACGATGCTATATGATAATGGTAAAAATATTTCAGGTGGAGAACGTAGCCGTATTGTTATTGCTAGAGCTATGCTAGCTAAGGCCAGTATTTTATTCTTGGATGAAGCCTTTGCCTCACTTGATATGGAGCGTGCAAAAGAGATAGAGAAAACTATTTTATCTTTGGAAGATATTACTGTTATTAATGTAAGCCATGTTATTTTTAAGGAGACAAAGAATCAATACGATGGAGTTTTTCATGTAAAGGGAACTGTTAGTGTGTGA
- a CDS encoding ABC transporter ATP-binding protein has translation MEELLWKRRGKFIQYLIASFMFNIERFINMGLFALILGAVEKGEKSNYIYVVIITMVACIYMGANFIISRMLRIGYMRDTILDVRKQAFDKIIGMSFKQFSKKSKEVYISNLINDINTFESKFFISLLNYLINISMFVLCFLCLVFMEPILAVVMLFVSIILYGISRIFSNKTVSLQGEVSTLNEEFTTEMGNTFNGLEILKLNRIEDKFLQKSLDSIKKVERKKNWFNIFSEGQRSLINIVGYVIMCGVMIYLCLGFQNGMSLAKATFIFQLASAMSFNLIEAFPLWNTIKASVNIYEKITSVQEKNEVKASEYQSGDFSDVKEIKVDHVKFAYENTEILKDANFTIEKGKKYLIKGVSGAGKSTLMNLLAKTYDNYEGAILADGIEYKNIEDKKFQDKVAFIYQDVFLFEDSIRNNITLYKEIPNERIQFAVKACQLDTLIADKALGLDEVLLENGKNLSGGQRQRISIARAIAKEAEILFVDEGTSSLNEELGKEIEKLFLSLEQTVIAISHRYYEGVTEQYDYILEIKNGRVNQYAAKDYFGEAITC, from the coding sequence GTGCAGTAGAAAAAGGTGAGAAATCAAATTACATATATGTAGTAATCATCACGATGGTTGCCTGTATCTATATGGGAGCAAATTTTATTATATCTCGTATGCTACGTATTGGATATATGAGAGATACGATACTAGATGTAAGGAAACAAGCCTTTGATAAGATTATTGGGATGTCATTTAAACAATTTTCAAAAAAATCAAAAGAGGTTTACATCTCGAATCTTATTAACGATATCAATACCTTTGAATCTAAATTTTTTATAAGTCTCTTAAACTATCTAATCAATATAAGTATGTTTGTATTATGCTTTCTTTGTTTGGTGTTTATGGAACCAATCTTAGCAGTTGTGATGCTTTTTGTATCTATTATACTTTATGGGATATCAAGAATATTTTCCAATAAAACGGTGTCTCTTCAAGGCGAAGTTTCTACTCTTAACGAAGAGTTTACCACTGAAATGGGAAATACATTCAATGGTTTAGAAATCTTAAAATTAAATCGTATTGAAGATAAATTTTTACAAAAGAGTTTGGATTCTATAAAAAAAGTAGAGAGAAAAAAGAATTGGTTTAATATATTTTCGGAGGGACAGAGAAGTTTAATTAATATTGTTGGATATGTCATAATGTGTGGAGTTATGATTTATTTATGTCTTGGGTTTCAAAATGGAATGTCTCTAGCAAAAGCGACCTTTATTTTTCAACTTGCATCTGCCATGAGCTTTAATTTAATTGAAGCATTTCCTCTTTGGAATACAATAAAAGCTTCGGTTAATATTTATGAGAAAATTACATCAGTACAAGAGAAGAATGAGGTTAAAGCATCGGAATATCAGAGTGGAGATTTTTCTGACGTAAAAGAAATTAAAGTTGACCATGTAAAGTTTGCATATGAGAATACGGAAATTTTAAAGGATGCTAATTTTACAATTGAAAAAGGTAAAAAATATTTAATCAAAGGGGTAAGTGGTGCCGGAAAATCGACACTTATGAATTTACTTGCAAAAACATACGATAATTACGAGGGTGCAATTTTAGCAGATGGTATTGAGTATAAGAATATCGAGGATAAGAAATTCCAAGATAAAGTAGCATTTATTTATCAGGATGTATTTTTATTTGAAGATTCAATTAGGAATAATATAACACTATATAAAGAGATTCCCAATGAACGCATACAGTTTGCTGTTAAGGCATGCCAATTAGACACCTTGATAGCAGATAAAGCTCTAGGTCTTGATGAAGTACTTTTAGAAAATGGTAAGAATCTTTCAGGTGGACAGCGTCAAAGGATTTCCATAGCAAGAGCCATAGCAAAAGAGGCTGAAATTTTATTTGTTGACGAGGGGACTTCTAGCTTGAATGAGGAGCTTGGTAAAGAGATTGAAAAGCTATTCTTATCCCTAGAACAAACAGTAATTGCAATTAGTCACAGGTATTATGAGGGTGTTACAGAGCAATATGATTATATACTTGAAATAAAAAATGGTAGGGTGAATCAATATGCAGCAAAGGATTACTTCGGGGAGGCTATCACATGTTAA